A DNA window from Vigna angularis cultivar LongXiaoDou No.4 chromosome 1, ASM1680809v1, whole genome shotgun sequence contains the following coding sequences:
- the LOC108323786 gene encoding protein ANTHESIS POMOTING FACTOR 1: protein MGGTQTEREEKVSLELSEEILQSMEVGMAFKDYNGRISSLDFHRASSYLVTASDDESIRLYEVTSGTCLKTINSKKYGVDLVCFTSHPTTVIYSSKNGWDESLRLLSLHDNKYLRYFKGHHDRVVSLSLCSRKDCFISGSLDRTVLLWDQRAEKCQGLLRVKGRPAISYDDQGLVFAVAFGGFVRMFDARKYEKGPFEIFSVGGDTSDANVVKFSNDGSLILLTTADGHIHVLDSFRGTLLSTYNVTPVSCNSTLEASFSPEGMFVISGSGDGSIYAWSVRSGKEVASWRSATSDTGPPVIKWAPGSLMFATGSSELSFWIPDLSKLGSYVGRK, encoded by the exons ATGGGAG GGACACAAactgagagagaagagaaggtgTCTTTGGAGCTCAGCGAAGAAATTCTTCAGAGTATGGAAGTAGGAATGGCCTTCAAAGACTAT AATGGTAGAATTAGTTCCTTGGACTTTCACAGGGCATCCAGTTATCTAGTGACTGCTAGTGATGATGAATCCATTCGACTGTATGAGGTTACCAGTGGAAC TTGTTTGAAGACAATTAATAGCAAAAAGTATGGGGTTGATCTCGTTTGCTTCACATCTCATCCTACAACAGTCATATACTCTTCAAAAAATGGTTGGGATG AATCTTTGCGGCTTCTATCGTTGCATGATAACAAGTATTTGCGATATTTCAAAGGTCACCATGACAG GGTGGTGTCGCTAAGCTTGTGCTCTCGGAAGGACTGCTTTATATCTGGTTCTCTAGATAGAACTGTTTTACTATGGGATCAAAGGGCTGAAAAATGCCAG ggACTGTTACGTGTAAAAGGAAGACCTGCTATATCATATGACGATCAAGGACTTGTCTTTGCAGTTGCCTTTGGAGGATTTGTAAGAATGTTTGATGCTCGCAAGTATGAAAAG GGTCCCTTTGAGATATTTTCCGTTGGGGGAGATACTTCTGATGCAAATGTTGTGAAATTTAGTAATGATGGGAGTCTCATTCTTTTAACAACAGCAGATGGGCATATTCACGTGCTTGACTCATTTCGCGGCACACTT TTATCCACATATAATGTCACGCCTGTCTCATGCAACTCCACATTAGAAGCTTCTTTCAGCCCCGAGGGAATGTTTGTAATATCTG GTTCTGGGGATGGAAGCATCTATGCATGGAGTGTTCGAAGTGGCAAAGAA GTTGCAAGTTGGAGGAGTGCAACTTCTGATACCGGACCTCCTGTAATAAAGTGGGCTCCTGGAAGTCTAATGTTTGCTACTGGATCATCTGAGTTGTCATTCTGGATTCCAGATTTGTCTAAGTTGGGATCCTATGTTGGAAGAAAGTAG